One region of Armigeres subalbatus isolate Guangzhou_Male chromosome 3, GZ_Asu_2, whole genome shotgun sequence genomic DNA includes:
- the LOC134222745 gene encoding uncharacterized protein K02A2.6-like — MVPSAGVRAIDTVPVQQVDVSKDELPSENQDKKVYYSFHLGNSSNVIDCIIGRIDLEMFVDSGSDANLITADSWELLKTKRVDVCNCQKGSSKILKAYGSQTPLEILGTFSASITVGGRTINADFFVVAKGQRNLLGDTTAKELGVLKVGIDIHQVTQPIDQDLSPFPKIKGVQIHIQMDPNIVAVFQPLRRIPIPLEDAVNKKLDDLLARDIIEKKSGPATWVSPLVVANKANGEIRLCVDLRRVNQAVIRDRHPMPVIEDVLAKVGRGNVWSTLDVKDAFFLLELDEASRDVVTFISHRGLYRFKRLPFGLVSAPEIFQRTMDEMLADCVGAYWYLDYVGVEGRTVEEHDSRLKKV; from the coding sequence ATGGTTCCGTCAGCTGGAGTCCGTGCAATTGACACAGTTCCAGTACAGCAAGTCGATGTCAGTAAGGATGAACTTCCATCAGAAAATCaagataaaaaggtatactactCATTTCATCTGGGAAATAGCAGTAATGTGATTGATTGCATAATTGGCAGAATTGATCTCGAAATGTTCGTCGATTCTGGATCGGACGCAAatctgataactgcagattcATGGGAGCTATTGAAGACTAAACGCGTCGACGTCTGTAATTGTCAGAAGGGCAGCTCTAAAATACTAAAAGCGTATGGAAGTCaaactcctttagaaattcttggaacATTCAGCGCCTCCATCACCGTCGGTGGTCGAACAATCAACGCCGATTTTTTCGTCGTTGCCAAGGGTCAACGAAACCTTCTTGGAGACacaactgcgaaagaacttggCGTCCTCAAAGTTGGCATAGATATTCATCAAGTTACACAACCAATCGATCAGGATCTGTCACCTTTTCCGAAGATAAAGGGTGTGCAAATTCATATCCAGATGGATCCGAATATTGTAGCGGTATTTCAACCGCTCCGTCGAATTCCTATTCCACTGGAGGATGCTGTCAATAAAAAGTTGGATGATCTATTGGCAAGGGATATCATCGAGAAAAAGTCCGGCCCAGCAACATGGGTCTCTCCCTTAGTGGTGGCAAATAAGGCGAACGGCGAGATAAGACTCTGTGTTGACTTGAGACGTGTGAATCAAGCAGTAATCCGAGACCGCCATCCCATGCCGGTAATAGAAGATGTGCTGGCTAAAGTAGGGCGGGGAAATGTGTGGAGCACGTTGGACGTCAAAGATGCCTTCTTCCTGTTGGAACTGGATGAAGCATCCAGAGATGTCGTAACCTTCATATCGCATCGAGGGCTTTACCGCTTCAAGCGTTTGCCTTTTGGCCTCGTGTCCGCTCCCGAGATATTTCAGCGCACAATGGACGAGATGCTCGCTGACTGTGTTGGAGCATATTGGTATCTCGACTATGTAGGAGTTGAAGGTCGTACCGTAGAAGAGCATGACTCTCGTTTAAAAAAGGTATAA
- the LOC134225714 gene encoding uncharacterized protein LOC134225714 — translation MDISREEWIDRAQENMKKFLNRGGSCRGDEPQLLQGASLENTLGYALSLTMKDPNQWTDEELQLEYMEQLCFYDEESYKTIDKLVQQMYNGIHRNVTCRLTILPIELYSEEKLYEVPLFRYQFQQATDTEPKFIDSIGRVYQDFNDFLKNNKYPSAEMMYPKEGRLEATNLKNVVYDICKTPAWKNYYFKALDIATGIIGIAGATGAIFLSGGMAAPFIAASVGSAIYATGRSIDVLRDKSAHQESLNPLSDSESRTAWLSLTAHVLTFGTMPHISALSGVASTSHSIATGFKVCNFINETGNIISDLVICDTLSAMHSNYYNASIETRLAHAASICFWTKTVISIRQAELMMKNNAIVALKLFGFEDHFCEYFNNDSRAIDIGLRIVKHSLQNNVTIASDKLDTKAITIDGLKFDIETVLKLEPEEVEKLFDILQAIGNDQDREAFGELRLLCESDVDLVRLISKEAEIEMLPGNDLAEMLLKVYEAMRNQDKFKMSLSLADSICIGNGFKLGIKVAYIIFASKDEHESVAPLIDAVLELPQEQCEALTKIIKTKSDYISIFKLKPSDTSNEEISVRIRNEISKALSEDH, via the exons ATGGATATCTCTCGCGAAGAATGGATCGATCGGGCTCAGGAAAACATGAAAAAGTTTCTGAACAGAGGTGGCAGCTGCCGCGGAGATGAACCTCAGCTGCTTCAGGGTGCCAGTCTGGAGAACACCCTGGGCTATGCACTGAGCCTCACCATGAAGGACCCGAACCAGTGGACCGACGAGGAGCTGCAGCTGGAATacatggaacagctgtgcttcTACGACGAGGAATCGTACAAAACTATCGACAAGCTGGTGCAACAGATGTACAACGGTATCCACCGGAACGTGACCTGTCGGCTAACGATTCTACCCATCGAGCTGTACAGCGAGGAAAAGTTGTACGAAGTGCCATTATTTCGGTATCAATTCCAGCAAGCGACGGACACCGAGCCGAAGTTTATTGACTCCATTGGGAGGGTGTATCaggatttcaatgattttctgaagaacaACAAGTACCCCTCGGCGGAGATGATGTACCCCAAAGAGGGGCGGCTGGAGGCTACCAACTTGAAGAATGTAGTTTACGACATTTGCAAGACTCCAGCGTGGAAGAATTACTACTTCAAGGCGTTGGATATAGCCACCGGGATCATTG GAATCGCCGGCGCCACGGGTGCCATCTTCCTGTCGGGTGGAATGGCCGCCCCATTCATCGCGGCCAGTGTCGGTTCGGCCATCTACGCGACGGGGCGATCGATCGACGTACTACGCGATAAAAGCGCCCACCAGGAGTCGTTGAATCCCTTGAGCGACTCCGAGTCCCGTACGGCGTGGCTCAGCTTGACGGCTCACGTGCTCACCTTTGGGACCATGCCGCACATATCGGCCCTCTCGGGGGTCGCTTCCACCAGCCACAGTATTGCCACCGGATTCAAAGTGTGCAACTTCATCAACGAAACAG GAAACATCATCAGCGATTTGGTGATTTGTGATACGTTGTCGGCGATGCATTCCAACTACTACAATGCTAGTATTGAAACGCGTCTAGCACACGCGGCCTCGATCTGCTTCTGGACCAAGACGGTGATCAGCATCCGCCAGGCTGAGCTGATGATGAAGAACAACGCGATCGTGGCGTTGAAGCTATTCGGCTTTGAGGATCACTTCTGTGAATATTTCAACAACGATTCACGAGCGATTGATATAGGATTGCGAATCGTGAAGCACTCATTGCAGAACAATGTTACGATCGCTTCGGATAAACTGGACACCAAGGCGATCACAATCGATGGGTTGAAGTTCGATATCGAAACGGTGCTGAAGTTAGAACCGGAGGAAGTGGAGAAGTTGTTTGATATCTTACAGGCCATAGGAAACGATCAGGATCGAGAGGCTTTTGGTGAGTTAAGACTGCTATGCGAAAGCGATGTGGATTTGGTCCGACTTATTTCGAAGGAAGCCGAAATTGAGATGCTTCCCGGAAATGATTTGGCCGAGATGTTGTTGAAAGTTTATGAGGCTATGAGGAACCAGGACAAATTCAAGATGAGCCTTAGCTTGGCGGATAGTATTTGTATAGGCAATGGGTTCAAGTTGGGAATCAAAGTGGCGTACATAATCTTTGCTTCCAAGGACGAACACGAGAGCGTAGCACCGCTCATAGATGCAGTGCTAGAGCTTCCACAAGAGCAGTGTGAAGCCCTGACCAAGATAATCAAAACCAAATCGGATTACAtatcaatttttaaactgaAACCTAGTGATACTAGTAACGAAGAAATTAGTGTCAGGATTAGAAACGAAATTTCGAAGGCCTTATCAGAAGATCATTAA